From a single Chitinophaga sp. Cy-1792 genomic region:
- the era gene encoding GTPase Era — translation MMHKAGFVNIFGKPNAGKSTLLNAIMGEKLAIISPKVQTTRHRITGVLTEPGYQIVFSDTPGIIDPKYKLHEKMMGAVKSALEDADVALLIMDCRDNLEENLELFNSLKLKVPSILILNKMDNLSKEEMEQLVAKCNEWGKAKAVVPIAAKQQKNVKELLATIVAMLPEANAFYPEDTLTDKSTRFFVAEMIREKIFQLFEEEIPYHTTVIVTQFQEKDTLTKITAEIIVTRESQKAIILGEKGKSIREIGTRARQDIEKFIERKVFLELFVKVRGKWRDNDLFLKEYGY, via the coding sequence ATGATGCATAAAGCAGGTTTTGTAAATATTTTTGGTAAGCCCAATGCGGGAAAAAGTACGTTGTTAAACGCCATCATGGGCGAAAAACTTGCTATTATCTCGCCTAAAGTACAAACTACCAGACATCGTATTACAGGTGTACTCACCGAACCTGGCTACCAGATCGTATTTTCTGATACTCCTGGTATCATCGACCCTAAATATAAACTGCACGAGAAAATGATGGGTGCCGTGAAATCAGCGCTGGAAGATGCTGACGTAGCCCTCCTGATCATGGACTGTCGTGATAACCTCGAAGAAAATCTCGAACTCTTCAACTCGCTTAAATTAAAAGTACCCAGCATTCTTATCCTCAACAAAATGGATAATCTCTCTAAAGAAGAGATGGAACAGCTGGTAGCAAAATGTAACGAGTGGGGTAAAGCAAAAGCGGTAGTACCTATTGCCGCCAAACAGCAGAAAAACGTGAAAGAGCTGCTGGCTACAATCGTAGCAATGCTTCCTGAAGCGAACGCATTCTATCCGGAAGATACTTTAACGGATAAGTCTACACGCTTTTTTGTAGCAGAAATGATCCGTGAAAAAATCTTCCAGCTCTTCGAAGAAGAGATTCCTTATCATACTACAGTAATCGTTACGCAGTTCCAGGAAAAGGATACGCTGACAAAAATTACTGCTGAAATAATTGTTACCAGAGAATCACAGAAAGCCATCATCCTTGGAGAAAAAGGAAAGTCTATCCGTGAGATCGGTACCAGGGCCCGTCAGGATATTGAGAAATTCATTGAACGCAAAGTATTCCTCGAACTGTTTGTTAAAGTAAGAGGTAAATGGCGCGACAATGATCTCTTTTTGAAAGAATACGGGTATTAA
- a CDS encoding HAD family hydrolase: MNILSLFKPVTTFVLDVDGVLTDGTLQLLPGGEMSRRMNIKDGYAMQLAVKKGYRVVIISGGKSESVVSRLQGLGIKDIYVGVQDKKEKLQDYVFENDLRWDEILYMGDDIPDYAPMQLVALPTCPADAAPEIKSISRYISPLGGGQGCVRDIMEKVLKLNGHWLLDEGIASK; this comes from the coding sequence ATGAACATATTATCACTTTTTAAGCCGGTAACCACCTTCGTACTGGATGTGGATGGTGTGCTGACAGATGGCACCCTGCAATTATTACCGGGAGGGGAAATGTCCCGCAGAATGAATATTAAGGATGGCTATGCCATGCAGCTGGCGGTTAAGAAAGGTTATCGCGTAGTGATTATTTCAGGTGGCAAATCTGAAAGTGTGGTCAGCCGGCTACAAGGCCTGGGCATTAAAGATATATATGTAGGCGTGCAGGATAAGAAAGAAAAACTGCAGGATTACGTATTTGAGAATGATCTTCGCTGGGATGAGATATTATATATGGGAGATGATATCCCCGATTATGCCCCTATGCAACTGGTAGCCCTGCCTACCTGTCCTGCAGATGCGGCGCCTGAAATTAAAAGTATTTCCAGGTATATCTCCCCGTTAGGCGGCGGACAGGGTTGTGTCAGAGATATTATGGAGAAGGTACTGAAGCTGAATGGCCACTGGCTGCTGGACGAAGGCA
- the der gene encoding ribosome biogenesis GTPase Der, with protein MAGFTIAIVGRPNVGKSTLFNRLLEQRKAIVDDQSGVTRDRQYGIADWNGKTFNVIDTGGFVAGSDDVFEREIRKQVKIAMQEANLLIFMTDVTTGITDLDSEVADLLRRSAKPVYLVVNKVDNQQRQLEATEFYSLGFENIFFLSSMSGSGTGELLDDVVSHITDDMGEATMENDIPKIAIIGQPNVGKSSLLNALIGEERNIVSDIAGTTRDTIHTHYNMFQKEFMLIDTAGIRRKTKVQEDLEFYSVIRAIKALDEADVVMLLLDAEKGITAQDLNIFSLAARKGKGIVVLVNKWDLMEKATNTARDYEKELKNRLAPFSDVPIIFTSVTEKQRIFKAIEVALEVYENRTRKIQTSKLNDVMLKAIEAYHPPVVRGTPIRIKYVTQIPTHTPAFAFFCNLPDDVKAPYRNYLENQLRSHFDFKGVPIKIFFRKK; from the coding sequence ATGGCAGGATTTACCATTGCTATTGTTGGACGTCCGAACGTGGGTAAGTCAACATTGTTTAACCGTTTATTGGAACAGCGTAAAGCTATCGTTGATGACCAGAGCGGTGTAACCCGTGATCGTCAGTACGGTATTGCAGACTGGAACGGCAAAACTTTTAACGTGATCGATACCGGTGGATTTGTTGCCGGCAGTGATGATGTTTTCGAACGCGAAATCCGCAAACAGGTGAAGATTGCTATGCAGGAAGCAAACCTGCTCATCTTCATGACGGATGTAACTACTGGTATTACTGACCTGGACAGCGAAGTGGCAGACTTGCTGCGTCGTAGCGCCAAACCGGTTTACCTGGTAGTAAATAAAGTAGATAACCAGCAACGTCAGCTGGAAGCAACAGAATTTTATAGTCTTGGCTTCGAAAATATATTCTTCCTCTCTTCTATGAGTGGAAGTGGTACCGGTGAGTTGTTGGATGATGTGGTTTCTCACATCACAGACGATATGGGTGAGGCTACTATGGAAAATGATATTCCTAAAATTGCCATCATTGGTCAGCCAAATGTGGGGAAATCTTCCCTGTTGAATGCACTGATTGGGGAAGAACGCAACATTGTGTCTGATATTGCCGGCACTACCCGCGATACCATCCACACACACTACAACATGTTCCAGAAAGAATTTATGTTGATAGATACTGCTGGTATCCGCCGCAAAACCAAGGTACAGGAGGATTTGGAGTTCTACTCTGTCATCCGTGCCATTAAAGCGCTGGATGAGGCAGATGTGGTAATGCTGTTGTTAGATGCTGAAAAAGGTATCACGGCACAGGATTTGAATATTTTCAGCCTGGCCGCAAGAAAAGGAAAAGGTATTGTGGTGCTGGTGAACAAGTGGGATCTCATGGAGAAAGCGACCAATACTGCCAGAGATTACGAAAAAGAGTTGAAAAACCGTCTTGCTCCATTCTCTGATGTGCCAATCATCTTTACTTCCGTAACTGAAAAGCAGCGTATTTTCAAAGCGATTGAAGTAGCCCTGGAAGTGTACGAGAACCGTACCCGTAAAATCCAGACTTCTAAGTTGAACGATGTGATGCTGAAAGCAATTGAAGCATACCATCCGCCGGTGGTTCGTGGTACGCCTATCCGTATCAAGTACGTAACGCAGATACCTACGCATACGCCAGCATTTGCGTTTTTCTGTAACCTCCCTGACGATGTCAAGGCGCCATACAGAAATTACCTGGAAAACCAGCTCCGTAGCCATTTCGACTTTAAAGGAGTGCCAATCAAGATCTTCTTCAGAAAGAAATAA
- a CDS encoding TonB-dependent receptor, whose protein sequence is MKQLLLWVLLGTAGIVQAQSVVTGTVTNKTNGQPLEGVSVSVNQHGSLTDNKGHFSIQLKKKGNYKLQASYIGFKPYTVSINADDNTKVDFSLEETGLFVKQVEISSLRAGKNSPFVNSTLSAEEIKKENLGQDLPILLNQLPAVVTNSDAGTGIGYTNMRVRGSDITRINVTVNGIPINDAESQGTFFVNMPDFASSVSSIELQRGVGTSTNGAGAFGATLNLSTNEYHDKAYGELSNSFGSFNSWKNTVKAGSGLINDHFTIDARLSRISSDGYIDRASSDLKSFYTSAAYISKKTAIRLNIFSGKEKTYQAWYGVPEALLKTDRTYNPAGTEKPGAPYDNQTDNYQQDHYQLFLNQEINSHFNFNVAGHLTRGRGYYEEYKGQQALADYGLQPVHINGATIDTTDLVRQLWLDNYFYGGIFSLNYTAEKFNWSLGGGWNRYEGQHYDKVIWAYTGIDKDYEYNRFPADKNDFNIYWKGQYKITSALQAFADMQYRNVRYNMNGFESAPDYKPHVNYNFFNPKVGLNYFINPANRLFASFAIGHKEPNRTDFESNIGANEPKPEMLRDLEAGYSWSGRKASLQANVYYMNYKNQLVQTGKLNDVGAYVRTNIPKSYRLGVEVQGNVKFNEVFSFSANAALSQNKVLNFSGVYYDANYDAHTLEFGNTNISFSPAFVGGYMFTAKPIKNLNIDLLGKYVSRQYMDNTGNKASSLNPYFVSDLRFNYIIPQPLFRELGVQLMLNNIFNNLYEPNGSTYGTYVNGKVQPDNYYYPMAGFNFFFGVNIGF, encoded by the coding sequence ATGAAACAGTTACTGTTGTGGGTACTGCTGGGTACAGCAGGTATCGTACAGGCGCAATCCGTCGTAACCGGTACCGTTACAAACAAAACAAACGGCCAGCCACTAGAAGGAGTATCCGTATCTGTCAACCAACACGGATCACTTACCGATAACAAAGGACACTTCAGCATTCAGCTGAAAAAGAAAGGCAATTATAAACTGCAGGCCAGCTATATCGGATTTAAGCCTTATACTGTCAGCATTAACGCCGACGACAATACGAAAGTCGATTTCTCTTTGGAAGAAACCGGCCTCTTCGTAAAACAGGTAGAGATCAGCAGCCTCCGCGCAGGGAAGAATTCTCCCTTCGTCAACAGCACCCTTTCTGCTGAAGAAATCAAGAAAGAAAATCTTGGCCAGGACCTGCCCATACTGCTCAACCAACTCCCTGCCGTAGTGACCAACTCCGACGCAGGTACCGGTATCGGCTATACGAATATGCGCGTGCGTGGTTCTGATATCACCCGCATCAACGTAACCGTAAACGGTATTCCTATCAATGATGCGGAATCACAGGGAACCTTCTTCGTGAACATGCCCGACTTCGCCAGCTCTGTCAGCAGTATTGAACTGCAACGTGGCGTAGGTACTTCCACCAACGGCGCAGGCGCCTTCGGTGCCACACTCAACCTCAGCACCAATGAGTACCACGACAAAGCCTACGGAGAACTCAGCAACAGCTTTGGTTCTTTCAACTCCTGGAAAAATACTGTCAAAGCAGGTTCCGGACTGATCAACGACCACTTCACCATCGATGCACGTCTTTCCAGAATATCCTCTGACGGATATATCGACCGCGCTTCATCTGACCTGAAATCGTTTTATACCTCCGCAGCATATATCTCCAAAAAAACTGCTATCCGCTTAAATATCTTCTCTGGTAAAGAAAAAACTTACCAGGCATGGTATGGCGTTCCGGAAGCCTTACTAAAAACAGACCGCACCTATAATCCCGCAGGTACAGAGAAACCAGGTGCTCCTTACGATAATCAGACAGATAACTATCAACAGGACCATTACCAGTTATTCCTCAACCAGGAAATCAACAGCCACTTTAACTTCAACGTGGCCGGGCACCTTACCCGCGGCCGTGGCTACTATGAGGAATACAAAGGCCAGCAGGCATTGGCGGATTACGGCTTACAACCTGTTCACATCAATGGCGCTACCATCGATACTACTGATTTAGTCCGTCAGCTCTGGTTAGACAACTATTTCTACGGCGGCATTTTCTCACTGAACTATACAGCGGAAAAATTCAACTGGAGTCTGGGTGGTGGCTGGAACCGCTATGAAGGCCAGCATTACGACAAAGTAATCTGGGCATACACCGGCATCGACAAAGATTATGAATACAACCGTTTTCCGGCAGATAAAAATGATTTCAACATCTACTGGAAAGGACAATATAAAATCACCAGCGCGCTGCAAGCCTTTGCAGATATGCAATACAGGAACGTGCGCTATAACATGAATGGCTTTGAATCTGCACCTGATTACAAGCCACACGTGAATTATAACTTCTTCAATCCTAAAGTAGGACTGAACTATTTCATCAATCCGGCTAACCGTTTATTCGCCAGCTTTGCAATAGGTCACAAAGAGCCTAACCGCACCGACTTTGAATCCAACATCGGTGCCAACGAGCCTAAGCCTGAAATGCTCCGCGACCTCGAAGCCGGTTACAGCTGGAGCGGCCGTAAAGCTAGTTTACAGGCCAATGTATACTACATGAATTACAAAAATCAGTTAGTACAAACAGGAAAGCTGAATGACGTAGGCGCCTATGTACGTACCAATATTCCTAAAAGCTATCGCCTGGGAGTTGAAGTACAAGGAAACGTGAAATTCAATGAGGTATTCAGTTTCAGCGCTAATGCCGCCTTGAGTCAGAATAAAGTACTTAACTTCAGCGGTGTATACTACGATGCTAACTACGACGCACATACGCTGGAATTCGGTAACACCAATATTTCCTTCTCCCCTGCTTTCGTAGGTGGTTATATGTTTACTGCGAAGCCTATCAAAAATCTGAATATAGACCTGTTAGGAAAATATGTGAGCAGACAGTATATGGATAATACCGGCAACAAGGCCAGCAGCCTGAATCCTTACTTCGTCAGCGATCTGCGTTTTAACTATATCATTCCGCAGCCGCTGTTCCGTGAACTGGGCGTACAACTGATGCTGAACAATATCTTTAATAATCTCTACGAGCCTAACGGAAGTACCTATGGTACCTATGTAAATGGCAAAGTACAACCAGATAATTACTATTACCCGATGGCAGGATTTAACTTCTTCTTTGGGGTGAATATAGGTTTTTAA
- the topA gene encoding type I DNA topoisomerase, translating into MAKNLVIVESPAKAKTIEKILGKDFEVKSCFGHIRDLEKDDMGIDIDNNFKPKYVIPEDKEKVVKDLKKLAKDTDEVWLATDEDREGEAISWHLCEVLGLDPKNTKRIVFHEITKPAIENAVAHPRKLDMDRVNAQQARRILDRIVGFELSPVLWRKMSMRNSLSAGRVQSVAVRLIVEREREINAFNATSTFKVEAWFTGKDINGKSISFKAEGPNKFKTAEDAEKFLTQCVGAAYTVKDIQVKPGKKSPAAPFTTSTLQQEASRKLGYSVSKTMLLAQKLYESGNITYMRTDSVNLSDTAIGDIQKAIVGNYGEKYHQYRKFKNKNESAQEAHEAIRPTYMENTTVDDSDARKLYELIWKRTIASQMSDAELEKTIAKIDISTNHEELTASGEVLKFDGFLKVYMESHDDEDVNEDDTQEGSLPPLAVKQSLDLKEMKATERFSRPAPRYTEASLVKKLEELGIGRPSTYAPTITTIQKRGYVEKRDKEGIKREFRILTLKADKLTKNTDSENTGAEKSKLFPTDLGMIVTDFLNQYFNSVMDYGFTAKIEGEFDEIAHGKKVWNDMLAEFYQPFHKDVANTLENAERVKGERQLGVEESTGKPIVARMGRYGPMIQIGQAEDEEKPRFAKLKPTQSIETISLEDAMELFRLPRNLGQFEDSDVIINIGRFGPYAQHDKKFYSLKKEMDPYTVELDEIAPLIVEKRTAKDERTIKVFEKEKIQILKGPYGPYIKQGLKNFKIPKEKIDQAADITVEEAKAIIEEAKANPPKKKAPPRKKKAE; encoded by the coding sequence ATGGCAAAAAATTTAGTTATAGTTGAGTCCCCAGCAAAGGCCAAAACCATTGAAAAGATCCTGGGAAAGGACTTTGAAGTCAAATCCTGCTTTGGTCACATCCGTGATCTGGAGAAGGACGACATGGGGATTGATATCGATAATAACTTCAAGCCAAAATATGTTATACCGGAAGATAAGGAAAAGGTTGTAAAAGACCTGAAGAAGCTGGCCAAAGATACCGACGAGGTATGGTTGGCAACGGATGAGGACCGTGAGGGGGAAGCCATTTCATGGCATTTGTGTGAGGTTTTAGGCCTTGATCCAAAAAATACCAAACGTATTGTTTTCCACGAAATCACCAAGCCTGCCATTGAAAATGCGGTAGCACATCCACGTAAGCTGGATATGGACCGCGTAAATGCACAGCAGGCCCGCCGTATACTGGATAGAATCGTAGGCTTTGAGCTTTCTCCTGTTCTCTGGCGTAAGATGAGCATGCGTAACTCGCTCTCCGCCGGTCGTGTACAGTCTGTGGCTGTACGCCTCATCGTTGAAAGAGAAAGAGAAATCAATGCCTTCAACGCCACCAGTACCTTCAAAGTAGAAGCCTGGTTTACCGGTAAAGATATTAACGGTAAGAGCATTTCCTTCAAAGCTGAAGGCCCCAACAAGTTCAAAACAGCCGAAGATGCGGAGAAATTCCTCACACAATGTGTAGGCGCCGCATATACGGTAAAGGATATCCAGGTTAAGCCAGGAAAGAAATCCCCGGCTGCCCCTTTTACCACCTCCACCCTGCAGCAGGAAGCCAGCCGCAAACTGGGATACAGCGTATCCAAAACCATGTTGCTGGCACAGAAACTCTACGAAAGCGGTAACATTACCTACATGCGTACGGACTCTGTCAACCTGTCTGATACCGCGATCGGAGATATCCAGAAAGCGATCGTAGGTAATTACGGAGAGAAATACCACCAGTACAGAAAGTTCAAGAATAAAAACGAGTCCGCCCAGGAGGCGCACGAGGCCATCCGTCCTACCTACATGGAAAATACCACCGTAGACGACAGCGATGCCCGCAAACTCTATGAGCTCATCTGGAAGCGTACCATCGCCAGCCAGATGTCGGACGCTGAACTGGAAAAAACCATCGCAAAAATCGATATCTCCACCAACCACGAAGAGCTGACTGCCAGTGGTGAAGTGCTGAAATTCGACGGGTTCCTCAAAGTATATATGGAGAGCCACGATGATGAAGATGTCAATGAAGACGATACACAGGAAGGTTCCTTACCTCCACTGGCCGTAAAACAGTCGCTGGACCTGAAGGAAATGAAAGCTACCGAGCGTTTCTCCCGTCCTGCACCAAGATATACAGAGGCCAGCCTCGTGAAAAAGCTCGAAGAGCTTGGCATCGGCCGCCCATCTACTTATGCACCTACCATTACCACCATCCAGAAACGCGGATACGTGGAAAAAAGGGACAAGGAAGGCATAAAAAGAGAATTCCGCATCCTGACGCTGAAAGCAGATAAACTCACAAAAAATACCGACAGCGAAAATACCGGAGCGGAAAAGTCTAAATTGTTCCCGACAGACCTTGGAATGATCGTGACCGACTTCCTGAACCAATACTTCAACTCTGTAATGGACTACGGTTTCACTGCAAAGATTGAAGGTGAATTCGATGAAATCGCCCATGGTAAAAAGGTTTGGAACGATATGCTGGCAGAATTCTACCAGCCTTTCCATAAAGATGTGGCCAATACCCTCGAAAACGCCGAGCGCGTAAAAGGAGAACGCCAGCTGGGTGTAGAAGAATCTACCGGCAAACCAATCGTGGCACGTATGGGCCGCTATGGCCCGATGATCCAGATCGGTCAGGCAGAAGATGAGGAAAAACCACGCTTCGCCAAGCTGAAACCTACCCAGAGCATCGAAACCATCAGCCTGGAAGATGCAATGGAATTATTCCGTTTGCCTCGTAACCTCGGCCAGTTCGAAGATTCAGACGTAATCATCAACATCGGCAGATTCGGTCCTTATGCACAACATGATAAGAAGTTCTATTCCCTGAAAAAAGAAATGGACCCTTACACCGTTGAGCTGGACGAAATCGCACCGCTGATCGTTGAAAAACGCACTGCCAAAGACGAACGTACCATCAAGGTATTTGAAAAAGAAAAAATCCAGATTTTAAAAGGTCCTTATGGTCCATATATCAAACAAGGCCTGAAGAATTTCAAAATTCCAAAGGAAAAGATAGACCAGGCCGCCGACATAACGGTAGAAGAAGCAAAAGCTATTATCGAAGAAGCGAAAGCCAATCCTCCTAAAAAGAAAGCTCCGCCAAGGAAGAAGAAAGCCGAGTAA
- a CDS encoding transglutaminase-like domain-containing protein produces the protein MRENREINALFHLLDDPDQEVFDTVANKILLYGKEIIPNLENLWENTVEESIQERIELLIHRVHYQDLQGALRAWSQLEMPELLEGAILIAKYQFPDLSPTQVMTEIERIKRNIWLELNNYLTPLEQINVLNSMIYNYFGLKGEEVSYQRKNQFFINQVIESKKGNPFTNGIIYQALCSMLDLPVYAVNIPRQFILAYFDSFVDFSEPIEPDDYRILFFIDPIQGQIYTQQDVDTYLKRVSVPSVPSYFKPQSNKRVIQLLIDELAKCFKEDKDRYRQDELANLSSMLED, from the coding sequence ATGCGCGAAAACAGAGAAATAAACGCTTTGTTCCACCTGTTGGATGATCCGGATCAGGAAGTTTTTGATACCGTTGCCAATAAGATATTACTCTATGGCAAGGAAATCATTCCTAACCTGGAAAACCTGTGGGAGAATACAGTTGAGGAATCAATACAGGAGCGAATAGAACTGCTTATCCACCGGGTACATTACCAGGACCTGCAAGGCGCCCTGCGCGCCTGGAGTCAGCTGGAAATGCCGGAATTACTGGAAGGTGCCATTCTCATTGCCAAATATCAGTTCCCTGACTTGTCGCCCACCCAGGTAATGACAGAGATAGAACGTATCAAACGTAATATCTGGCTGGAACTAAATAATTATCTGACTCCACTGGAACAGATCAATGTGCTGAACAGCATGATATATAACTATTTCGGCCTGAAAGGAGAAGAAGTCTCCTACCAGCGCAAGAACCAGTTCTTTATCAACCAGGTGATAGAGTCTAAAAAAGGCAATCCTTTTACCAACGGTATCATTTACCAGGCACTGTGCAGTATGCTCGATCTGCCGGTATATGCCGTTAATATTCCCCGTCAGTTCATACTGGCCTATTTCGACTCCTTCGTGGATTTCTCGGAGCCAATAGAACCAGACGACTACAGGATACTGTTCTTTATAGATCCCATCCAGGGACAGATCTACACCCAGCAGGATGTAGACACCTACCTGAAAAGGGTTTCAGTACCTTCTGTGCCTAGTTATTTCAAGCCACAGTCTAACAAAAGAGTGATTCAGTTGCTCATAGATGAGCTGGCGAAATGCTTTAAAGAGGATAAAGACAGGTACAGGCAGGATGAGTTAGCTAACCTGAGCAGTATGCTGGAGGATTAA
- a CDS encoding single-stranded DNA-binding protein, protein MIKLQLIGHLGRDAIVREVNGVAVLNFTIAVNERFKNAAGILQERTTWVDCSLWERNNMAPYLQQGTMVFVEGAPRVEGYISNNTGAIGGALRLKVLQLQLLSRKDEERKKVAIATTPPELVSVPEQELPADDLPF, encoded by the coding sequence ATGATTAAACTTCAGTTGATTGGCCATTTGGGCCGTGATGCCATTGTACGTGAGGTAAATGGTGTTGCTGTTTTAAACTTTACCATTGCGGTGAATGAGCGTTTCAAGAACGCTGCCGGCATTTTACAGGAGCGTACTACCTGGGTGGACTGCAGCCTGTGGGAGCGCAATAATATGGCGCCTTATCTGCAACAGGGCACGATGGTATTCGTAGAAGGTGCTCCCCGGGTGGAGGGCTATATCAGTAATAATACTGGTGCTATCGGCGGTGCTTTGCGGCTAAAGGTGCTGCAGCTTCAGCTACTCAGCCGCAAGGACGAAGAACGTAAAAAGGTAGCCATCGCTACTACGCCGCCGGAGCTGGTGAGTGTTCCTGAACAGGAATTACCAGCCGATGATTTACCGTTCTGA
- a CDS encoding Rossmann-like and DUF2520 domain-containing protein, producing the protein MDIVIIGTGNIAHCFGHLLKIHGHQITQIIGRNPDRAAELAEMLHAPFTTDLLDINMEADMYLLAVSDAAYPMLNDELRLGRRMVAHTAGAVPLSAISRISSNIGVIYPLQSIRKEVKNYPPIPIMLEASNDDVLKRLQALAQSIASRIEVTDSHQRLQYHLTAVLCNNFTNHLIARAKAYCDHEQLDFTLLQPIIRETFDRLEKYPPESVQTGPAIRQDEATMELHRNLLANDEYLQLVYTVLSDSIYNFHEKR; encoded by the coding sequence ATGGATATTGTTATTATCGGAACGGGAAATATCGCTCACTGTTTCGGACACCTGCTGAAAATTCACGGACACCAGATTACGCAGATCATTGGAAGAAACCCCGATCGTGCTGCCGAATTGGCGGAAATGCTTCATGCTCCCTTTACGACCGATTTGCTGGATATTAATATGGAGGCAGACATGTACCTCCTGGCGGTATCAGACGCGGCGTATCCCATGTTAAATGACGAATTACGCCTGGGCCGCCGTATGGTTGCCCATACTGCCGGCGCCGTTCCGCTGAGTGCCATCTCCCGGATATCTTCCAACATCGGCGTAATATACCCGCTGCAATCTATACGTAAGGAAGTAAAAAATTACCCGCCTATACCGATTATGCTGGAGGCCAGTAATGATGATGTGCTCAAAAGACTACAGGCCCTGGCCCAGAGTATCGCCTCCAGGATCGAAGTGACAGATTCCCATCAACGCCTCCAATATCACCTGACAGCGGTATTGTGCAATAACTTCACCAACCACCTGATCGCAAGGGCCAAAGCCTACTGCGATCATGAACAGCTCGACTTCACCCTGCTGCAGCCCATCATACGGGAAACCTTCGACCGGCTGGAGAAATATCCCCCGGAGTCGGTACAGACAGGCCCGGCCATCCGCCAGGACGAAGCTACCATGGAGCTGCACCGGAACCTGCTGGCCAACGACGAATACCTCCAGCTGGTATACACCGTTCTGTCGGACAGCATCTATAACTTCCATGAAAAGCGATAG